GGAGCAGGAGGACTACGACAAACTCTCCGAGATCGCACCCACGATCCCCTTCCCCCAGGACCAGGTTGCCTGGGGCACTCCGTGGCGCGAGAACATCGAGATCGAGTCGAAGGCCATCGGCAAGGAGGACGAGGGCAAGGACCTCATCGCTGACCTCGAGTCGCAGATCACCGAGGTCGCCGACGCCAACCCGGAGATCAAGGGCAAGAAGACCATGTTCCTCACCCACGTGGAGATCGGAGACCTGAGTAAAGTCAGCTTCTACACCAGCCACGACACCCGCCCGATGTTCTTCGAGGACCTGGGCATGGAGGCCCCGGATTCCATCAAGAAGTTCTCCGAGGAGAATGACTCGTTCAGCGGTACCATCAGTACCGAGCAGGCTGACGTCTTCGACGACGTCGACATCATCGTGACCTACGGTGACCAGGAACTGCTCGACGCCATGAAGGACAACCCGGTGCTCGGGCAGATTCCCGCGATCAAGAACGACGCCGTCGTCCTGCTGGAGAACGACGAACTCGGCACCGCAGCGATGCCCACCCCGTTGGGCATCCCGTACATCCTCGACGACTATGTCAAGGTGCTCTCCGACGCTGCCGCCAAGAGTGAGAGCTGACACCGGCCCCCGCAATGACGACGAGCACGCCCACACGTACCGCTGAGAGCACGGCCGAGCGTCTGCGCCGCTCGACGGCGATGCGCACCCTCTGGTTACTTCTCGCGGTCGCTGCCCTGCTGGTCGTCATGGCAGTCTCTACCGCCGTAGGCTCGCGCAGCGTCGGACTCGAGGACATCCTCGCCGCCTACACCGGCGCGGCGGAAGGATTCGACCAGGCTGCCGTCGCCACCCGTATTCCCCGTACCGTCCTGGCGGTCATCGCCGGGGCCGCACTCGGTGTCACCGGAGCAGTGATGCAGGGAGTCACCCGCAACCCACTGG
The genomic region above belongs to Corynebacterium glyciniphilum AJ 3170 and contains:
- a CDS encoding iron-siderophore ABC transporter substrate-binding protein; translation: MTRTPFRGTPLRTLLISLLAVFGLVLTACSSDDGGSGGDGDSSGDTITIEHAFGSTEIEGTPERVATVQFENQEVPLALGVVPVGMAKANFGGSDVLPWVQEQLDELGVSGDDEPVLFDESDGIDFEAVSDTAPDVILAGYSGLEQEDYDKLSEIAPTIPFPQDQVAWGTPWRENIEIESKAIGKEDEGKDLIADLESQITEVADANPEIKGKKTMFLTHVEIGDLSKVSFYTSHDTRPMFFEDLGMEAPDSIKKFSEENDSFSGTISTEQADVFDDVDIIVTYGDQELLDAMKDNPVLGQIPAIKNDAVVLLENDELGTAAMPTPLGIPYILDDYVKVLSDAAAKSES